The genomic stretch ctttcaggggaactacatcgccctgatccttgttccagacgaggtatgtaggcaggaggtcgtgcgagacctctccgggcacctttttttcttttttgtgtgtgtttacttgttatcttcttgtgtgtcaggatatggacgtaagcccagcgattggctgtacgtatcctgattgtgttggtttggttcggaagctgacgtaattccatcgagtggttgtcgggttccaagtttgcctgtgggtgtgtgtggcttgtttggcgtgcgtgagccgaactacggcagctctgattctcgttccagacgagatacgtaggcataggatgcgacgtcctatcgagctctcttcctcttaaccccacctgtgttgtcttcggcgtgtgtgtgtgtgtgtgtgatgttttagcaaccttttcttttcttaaaacgtggatcccgtcgagtacgacggacgtgaggggtgctaatatcttccccttgcgtaaccgactcccttaccctttctctttggtcgtgagaccatgctttttccaggtttctctgagcgtttcctttccctatcttgggataaataacgcgcagtggcggctctgtgttgtttttgttttagcccgccggttgtttttcgcggatgcgacatatcccggagggcattttggactttCACGCAAGGAAATTTGTCATCAGGAACTATTTACAGTGGATTTGAATTGGAGAAAGGGAACTTTTTACACGACAGAGAATTGGAAACGATCAAGATTGAGGAAGTGACAAGAAGCGAAGAACGGGGATCCTTCAAGAGCGGACACGTTTGAAGATCAACGGAACTCCGACCTTTTTTTAATGTCTCAATTttactttgtatctgatttgaataatatgataggctaaaccccccaatgccagggggtgtccctgaattgatcatgtaatgactcCGATGTTTGTTTTCCCTTAATATATCTTATTTGATTTCAATTTCACTGTTTGATTTGCGTAATGCTTTCTTTTTGGCAAAAAttaagattgatgtatggttaacAATTAGCAGGACTGAAATGGTTAAGGTTTTCAtacagtgaaaccatagtagaGATCACCTGGGACTAGGGATACACTATGGTTACCGGATTAATCTTGTTAATTTAAAatgcttggtttcatcataatcacctacgtacttagaggttagattgaataccaaaggtatcccttcgaggacttagggggaaataatcttaagatccggtaattgaaataatattcactattaaggagatatacactcaaggggTCATTACAGAAGATATTTACACACCTACCTTGGCATATCATATTAACTTGTGAAAATATTTATCTGTTATATTTTTCCTTACATTGAATTCTTCAAAACCATAACTATAACTTTTGTTCGATTGAATGACTATTTACGTTTATATTACTGAGtaatcctcgagatcgatctttgggaaacttccctcttattactacatcggcgaaaatagtacacttgctacTTTTCCGATCACATGCCCCGTGAATGACATCAGTCTGACCATATAAACACTAATGCATCATGAAAATAAAGCATACATCATGCAACATGCATATCATACTCTCAAGAATATCAAAAAATATATACCTCAACAATTTTTTGGATACGTTAGTATTTAATactcttctaccttgaataccCGAAGAGCTATCACAATTCGACCattcaggttcaagaagattaaataggggcaacaGTTGTACCAAAAAAAAATTCCCTCCCCTTTTCACCTTTCCATTCAACCCATAACTTGAGAATCATTTACATATCTTCATGCTTCATGCATATGCATCAGTCATGCATTCATATCTAGTGGTTTATCATTGTTGATTCAAGGTTCTTGGTTGGTAAAGCTATGGTTTGGGAGGGGCTAAAACCCTAGAGGCTCAGTTTGGATGTTCATTTGGTTACAGGGGACGCAAAACCCTAATAATCCGATCTGTGAAACTAAAGTTCCATCATCATACTATTCAAAGGGGTTTAGACCCTAATTTGCTAGTGATTGGGTGTAAAGCTTCATGATTTTTTCTGTGGGGCTTATCTTGACCTCCAAACCCTAGTTAGGGGTCCATATGTTGAAGACTTAGTGGGGGAGCATCCTATTTCATTCAAGACCTTTGATGGAAAGATAAgctttggaaaccctaattctaGAGGCTTGAAGGCCCATGCAAATAGGTAATTGACTGAGGCattttggtttgacatttttttGTCTTTGGCCGAGTTAATAATATTGAAATTCCCTCCCACAATCTAATAATCATTCGTATATTTAGAATTGTTGACCAGACTAGCAATCATGGAACAAGGGAGATACTTATTAGAATGATTATGATAATCGTGAACACTAGTAAAACAACAACTAGGAATGTTATCACGAGGTAGAGAGAAATACTGATCGATTACATTAGTATTATAGTAATCAATAGAAATGTTAACAAAAAATCAATATCATAATTGGACCACCAGATCTACCACCACCAGCCGTGGTGTAATTAATAACATGGAATTTATTCATAAATGCACTAAAATTGTGGTAGATTTTTTAAAAGGATTTTAAGGACAACTTGGATTTGGAAATGAACACAATATCGAGATGACGAGAGGAGAGAATATTCTTTAAGGCTCTAATTATGCAAAGGATGCCCAAGCCTCGAAAATTCCAACAAATGATCTTCATTGCGTCCAGCTGACCCCTTGAGGTGAGCCTACCTCTAGTGAACGAGAGTTGATGGAGTAGTTATTTTGGAAAATTATTTTGTTTTCTAGTATTTCTGGACTCGGGCTAGCTCTGTCCTTTATGTATATTATTTGTTCTGATTGTTGGATGATTGAGTTTTTCCTATGTTGATCTTCCAACATTTTTAGTTTGCTCAATTTTGAGCATGACTTTAGGGACTAGGCTGTTAGATCCATAACTAGGAGATTATAAGGATTACTGATGTATTGTTTGTTAGCCTTGTCTAATATCCCCTTGCCATTTTTGATTGATCTGAGCCAAGGTCCTAGCGACAATTCGACATATTGTTTTGGGGTATGATGGTCTTCCAATTGGCGAAATTCCTCAAAATGACCAATAATACCATATTTGAAGCAAAACTTTGGGATTCTCTCATATCTAAAATCCACCCAAGAGGCCCCTTCTTTAACACTACCAATGAACATCCCTAGCTTGATGGGTTTCTTAACATCAACCAACATTTTAACCTTGATAAAATAATGATTTTATTAGAATAAGAATAAAGTTTTGATACAGTTACAATGCAAAGTTTGTATCTTATTTCATGCCCCATTTGTTTGGTTCTAATCTTAAGGGGTAATTCCTCCTAGTTGTATCCAAATAAAGGTTGTATTAAAATAAACATTAGTAGGGTTGACATTTGGGTTCCAAGGTTGAATCCCCAACCAAGAATTTTTGAAAAATCATGGATTTCCCCTTAGTATGCATTTTACATGTTAAGATTTATTCATGACAATCCAATATAACCCTGTATCAAGTTCGAAGAGAGATATATCGATAAGGTCGCATCAGATTCCTGCCAAACCCaaaattaaatatgatttgtGTATAGGAACTTACCCATATaagaataatatttttattgTCCTTGAAAGCTTTTAGGACATCATCTCATACAAAAAAAATTGTGTCATCCAGTAGGTCTTTTTTATTATTGCTATTTTGCTATTGAGATTTTGACAActgtttttaattgattttgttACTGTCCTCTCCTAACAATATATGTTacttgtgtgtgtgtgtgtgtgtgtgtgtctatatatatatatatatatatatatatatatatatatatatatatatatatatatatatattatatatatatatatatatatatatatatatatatatatatatatatatatatatatatatatatatatatatatatatatatatgtaaaaACTTGTGTTCACGCACTAAAATACACACTCAATATTTGCTTAGAGATGAAATCACTTCATTAATTATTCAAGGAAAAACTTGGCTTAAATAGCCTTTACAAATGAAAAAGCGGCGTTAGGTTTTTTCACCCACTAGTAGTCTAACAAACAGAATAATTAGGACCTGAATAATAGGTCTCTTTATTAACTAAGCAGAGATAAAATAGCaactattaaaataaaataaattttacGGAAGAATAGGTCCATCAAGAATAAGTCCATCAATCCCTCCTTTAAGCTGAATACTGTAAGTAAATCAGCTTACTTCTATTGCAGACATCAGCCCCATCATCTCCCGTAGCTTGATAAATTGTTCTTTCTTCAATTGTTTTGTCATAATATCTGCAATTTGATTCTGGGTATTACACTACTTCAATTTCACAATTCCTCCATTCACCAAGTCTCTCAAAAAATGAAACTTCACATCTATGTGTTTACTCTTGCCCTTGAACACGGAGTGCTTCACAATTGTATTGTTGAACTGTTATCATAGTACATTAGGTTGCCTTCTTCTACTTTATGCCCAAGTTTTTTGAGTAACCTCGTAATGCGAACGTATTGACATGTGCAAGAAGTCGCGGCAATGTACTCAGCTTCAGTGGTAGGTAATGTAACCACATGCTGCTTCTTTGATGCCCAAGAAACTGCACCTCATGCAAGAAGAAATACAAAACCAAAAGTACTTTTCCTGTCATTAAGATCTCCTGCAAAGTCGTTGTCCGTGTATGCCACCAATTTTGTGATGCTTTCTCCTTTGTAAAGAATTCCCATTTCAATTGTGCCATTGATGTATCTTAATATCCTCTTTGTTGCACACCAATGCTCCTTAGTTGGAGATGACATATATCTGCTAATCAAACTCACTCCAAAAATAATGTCTGGTCTCGTTGCTGTCAAGTACATCAAGCTTCCAACAACTTTCTTGAACATGGTTGAGTCGATCTTGGTTCCATTCTCATCCTTGGAAAGCCTTGTGCCTGGCACAATAGGATTTCCAACTGGTTTACTATCAGACATGCCAAACCTTGCCAACACTTCTCTCACATACTTTCTTTGACACATGAATATCCCCTTTGAATTCTATATAACTTCCATGCCAAGAAAATAGCTCATCTTTCCCAAATCAGACATGTTAAATTCATGCATCATTGACATCTTAAATTCCtcataaatatttttattattcCCAGTATAAATTAAATCATCAACGTAAAGACTGACAATTAGGATTTTACCTCCCTCATTTTCTGTTGTAAATAGCGTATGTTCAGAAGCACACCTTTCGAAGCCCTCTCAAATGAAGTACGATTCTATGCGGCTGTACCATGCTCGCGGAGCCTGTTTCACTTCGTATAAAGCTTTATTTAGCTTATATACCTTTTCTTCTTATCCCTTCTTCTCAAAGCCAGTAGGTTGTTGTACATAGACCTCTTCCTTAAGTTCTCCTTGAAGGAATGCACTCTTGGCATCTAACTGGTATACTTCTCACTTGTTTTGAGCTGCAGTTGCCAGGATAAGTCTTACTGTATCAAGACGAGCCACCAGAGCAAACACCTATGTGTAGTCAATCCCATATTGTTGTGCATATCCTTTGGCCACCAACCTAGCTTTGTGCTTCTCTACATTACCATGCTCGTTAAGCTTGGTTTTAGAAACACATTTAACTCCAATAGCTTCGACTCCACTCGGCAAGGTTGTGAGTCTCCATGTGCCATTTTCTCTATCGAATCAATCTCTTTAGCCATCGCATCTCtccattttttttctttcacaACTTCATTGTATGTGACTGGATCTTGTTCTGCTATCATCATCATTGCTTCTTCTTCCTCCTCTTAAAGTCCTTCTTCGGTTGTGTATTCTGACATTCATGCAGGAGCTCTTCGAGATCTTCCTTTAGGCGAGCTTGGTTCGCTTCCACCTGATGAGGTTATGGAGGAGTTTCCTCCTGTTTGTGAGATTGTGTTACTTGTATTGTTAGGATCATAGTCTTCTTCTAACTCTAACTCTTTGTTAGTATTTGAATTTTTATCTTCCCAGTCCAGTACATCTAATTGCACTTCTCCTTTGCTTTGTTCCCACTTCCAATATGCATTTCCTTCAAATTTTACATCTCTGCTGATTGTTTTTCTTGGTAATAGGATCAAAGAGTTTGTATGCTTTGGACTCCTTGCTCACACCAAGAAAAATGTGTGTTTTACTTTTGTCATCTAGCTTTATTCTTTTCTGATCTAGAACATGTACATGAGCAAGACATCTGAATACTCGGAAGTGATCCACTCTTGGTTTGCAGCCAGTCCATGCTTCTTGTGGAGTCATGTTTTCTAGAGTTGTTGTCATGTTTTCTCAGACAACATGGAGCACACCATAGTCATGATCGTCTGGTTCTTCTGCTCAGCAAcaccattttgttggggagtgTATGCCGCCGTTAGTTGTCAAGTGATCCCATGAGTGCTGCAAAAGTCTGTAAACTCCTTTGAGTTATACTCGCCTCCTCTATCCGTTCTCAAACACTTGATGCTTATTCTAGCCTCCTTTTCAGCCCATGTTTTGAATCTTTTGAAAGGcctccaatgcttctgatttcTGATTCAAAAAATATATCCAAGTTTTACGTGTAAAGTCATCAATAAAACTTAGGATATACCTCTTATTGCTGTTGGAAATTGGGCTAATAGGACCACAAACGTCTGAGTGAACAAGCTGCAATTTGTGTGTTGCTCTCCAGAGATATCTTTTAGGAATGGGATCTCGGTGCTGCTTCCCAATGAGACAATGAGTGCACGGCTTCTATGGAGTTTTTACAGTAGGTAACCCTTCAACCATTCCTCGATATGCAAGAGTTTTGAGTCCCTTGTAGTTGAGATGTCCAAACCGTGAATGCCATAGTCGTGATTCATCATCAGCTTCAACTTGTATACATTTAGGTAGAGTTGGCACCATCTTCACCAAGAAATAGAACATTTTATTTCCACTCATATTTGAATGCATGATTAGTCTTCTACTAGGATGAAACACCTTACAGGTACCATTTTGAATCAATACAGTGAGCCCCTTTTCTTGTAACTGCCCAATAATTAACAAATTATTCTTGAGTTCAGGAATATAATAAACATTCGTGATTACCTAAACGATGCCATCTACACATAACCGCACACTTCCTATTCCTATCATTGCAATACGATTGTCATTTCCCAATTTCACTGTTTGCTTGAAGCCCTTATTCAAGTCTGTAAACCACTCCTTAATTCTATTCATGTGATTGCTACATCCAGAGTCCAAgaaccatatttcttctcttgATGCTTTCTTTTCTTCAACGTATGCCATGAGTAACAACTCATCTTCATGCTCTAATTCAGCAAAGTTGGCCCTTCTTTCCCAATCTGGACATTCATACTGGAAATGTCCTTTTTTGTGACACTTGAAGCACTCTATTGCTGCTTTGTAAGCTAGTGATGGTCTCCCTCATCCCCGTCCTCGATATCCTCcaaatgtgtttctgcctctTCCTCTTCTGCTTCTCTCCTCTTGAGTCACTTTAAGCACATGCTCTTCTTCATCGATCCTTCTTCAGAACTTCTATTCATGGACAATGAGTGAACTTTGAAGTTCATCAACTGAGAGGCAGTTTATGTCTTTTGATTCCTCTATCGAGACAACTATGTAATTGAACCTCTCGGTGAGAGTCTGCAGAATTTTCTCCACAATTTGAATGTCTTGCATTGCCTCCCCATTGTTACGCATGTTGTTTGCCACCGTCATGACTCTAGATAAATATTTAATAATGGTTTCTCCTTCTTTCATTTCCAGGATTTCAAATTCTCTTCCGAAAGCTTGCAATTGGGCACTTTGTACCCTCTTACTTCCTTGATATTTCCTTCTCATTGATTCCCATATGTGTCTTTCTGCAGGATTGTCTTCAAAATGCTCTTAGCTATGGTTGCGAATAGATAATTTTTGACTTTCAGATCTTTTAGTTTCAGATCTGCTTTTGCCTTATTCTCCACATCAATCTCCACTGCATCTGCGCCCAACTCGACATATCCTGGATCAATGAGATGCCACCACTCCTTGGAACGAAGTAAATTCTCCATCAACATACTTTAGTGATTGTAATCACCATCGAACTTAGGAATACTCAACAAGTTTTGTCCTTCATTCAACATTTTTCTCACTCTCTGGATCAGGCCTCTTGGggaggctctgataccacttgtaAAAACTTGTGTTCACACGCTAAAATACACACTCAATATTTGCTGAGAGATGAAATCACTTCATTAATTATTCAAGGAAAAACTTGGCTTAAATAGCCTTTACAAATGAAAATGGGCGTTAGGTTTTTTCACCCACTAGTAGTCTAACAAACAGAATAATCAGGACATGAATAATATGTCTCTTTATTAACTAAACAGAGATAAAATAGCAActattaaaataaaacaaattttACGGAAGAATAGGTCCATCAAGAATAAGCccatcaatatatatatatatatatatatatatatatattatatatatatatatatatatatatatatatatatatatatatatatatatatatatatatatatatatatatatatatatatatatatatattaaaattaatattttatttgttgaaaattgtattaaattaaatataaatattaaaTATGTTCTTTTAAACACTTATCGCCAAGTACTTGATACTATTAGATGGAGATCAAattaaaatacaataaataattttttatttttaaaaagttaTTGAATTATAATTATCAACTTATTTATTAAATATATAAGTATAAATAAATATTGCATATTAAATCATATATCATTCGATTTTTTTCTTCCATATAATAATTGAATTAGTCACTAAATTGTACCATAATTAAAGTTAGGTTTAAAAGTAATTAAGAATATGAACTGATTTTTATCTAATATGGTCAGGATTTGTAATGGATGAACGATGGGAATCGAACTCCGCATGTGCCGCCGTATACCTTTGAAGGACATGTCAAAAAAATCATTGGATTCCGTGAGAGAGTGTATGACTCATGAGTctcaacaagtcaaacatattaGGTTTCGTGGTGACCAAACAAATCATATACTGTGCCAAATATAGTCATAGGTATGCGTTtcaaaatggcaaaacatgtaaCAAACCATCTCCATGTGTTATAGAAGCCTAGGTGTTAATTGAATCAATAGTCAATACAAATTTGTTCAACTAATTATACCTTGTAAATTCAGTCCAGAGTGATGAGCAACATAGTCAATAATAAACAGATGTTACACTTTGATAATTAAAGAGGAAAAGTCTGCCATCATGATACTTCTAGTACTTTATCGTTAAGAAAAAAACTACTAGTACCATTCATAAGTTATAAAAGTCATGTTTAAAATTATCCATGTGAGATGCACTATTTGTTGGAATAATGTTGTGTTGTAAGCTTGTGCAAATAGTACTGTAACTGTTTGAGGGCAAAAGAGCACTAGAGTTTGGTGGACACAATTGCATGCCACAGTAAAATGGGACTATTTTAGTTACATTTTTTCTTTCCCTATATAATACTGATACATAAGACAAAAAAACACTACCTACTTTACCTTTTCTACCCTTATATGGCCTACTTCACAATCCATAATAACAAGAGACAACAGGATCAACACATATCTTGTGCATTTTGAAAAAATTATGATTATGTACTGTTTTTGTAAGTGATTACTATATAGTTCTTATATTAGTATTTTCGCCTTTGCCAAGAATCGAATCGAAGCGGATCTCTGATCTTTTTTAACCATATCATTTGTGATGTTTCTGTTCAACTACCAAATGAGCTTACATTCAGAGACAATGAAACATTATATTACTGTATTTTCATGTGTATAGAAATGGATTTGGATTCTACACAGACAAAATAATTTGAAGAACCAAATAAGTGTCAGACATGTTATGATAACAGACAAGGAAGTTTAGGAGTATTCTGCAAATCAAATAAAATCTATATAATGGCATAGAGATTGTTTGCCTACACTTTACTATGCAGATCAGACATGTACTATGGAATCTATGTAGACCAGCCACCTACTATTTGCACTTTGTCCCTAAGAGTTGCGGCGCTTAGACTTTCATTTTTAATGGCTTATCACTTTTTTTTGCTATTGTATGAAGGTTATTCTTGAGTAAAGGTTATTTGGATCGGTACACTTCAGGATGACCCATAATTTCTTAGTACTTTAATAAAGAACATGAAACCAACAAACAAGTAAAGTATTCAAACAAATACATTGAATAATCAATATATCTGAATTATAGATAGATCAAATACATTGATTATTTAATGTATCTAAATTTATAAATGAATTATAGAATTAATCTCCTCAGCTATCACTATAAAAATATACATTAATTTATATTGGACCAAATTAGTCAAACTAAATAATAAAACTAAATTAACATTaaattttatgcatttttatACTTGTATGTtacatttaaaaaatataaaactCCTTTAAACCATCTCAATTAATACTTGTGAATTATAAATGTACATCCCATTATATGTGAATTCAAACTTGTTCAAACTTGTGATTTTCTATTTATTCATCTTTTGGTTACATGACGAAAACTAAAAATTGCAAGAATAGAATCAAATTCTTCTTCCAAAAACGTTACCTTTTTGTTTTCTACCATTTCTTTTGAGCACCACTCAATTTGTTCAATTTTTAATGCAACTTATGCAAGCAAATATCAAATATAGTAAGAGTATCCTCACTCAAAGTGAATACAataattttaaaaacaaaattcGGTCCGATTAAGATCTTATCCCACCTGTCACAGCCGACCTAGAAAATTTTATTTACACACTTCGATGGTGCTAAACAAATTTTGGGCCGGACACTGCTGATCTATGGGAGAGATCCGAACCCAAACCCGAGTAGAACccaaattaaaaaaaaaagcaCAAAAATCAAAAACCTGAACATAAAAGACGAATTTTTTTGCCATAAACTTTTGTTCTCTCCTTTTCTGGTGATGTCAACTGTCATCATATCATGCAAGTAGTACCCTTTTAATCTCACAACATTTGTTT from Lathyrus oleraceus cultivar Zhongwan6 chromosome 7, CAAS_Psat_ZW6_1.0, whole genome shotgun sequence encodes the following:
- the LOC127104088 gene encoding uncharacterized protein LOC127104088; protein product: MRRKYQGSKRVQSAQLQAFGREFEILEMKEGETIIKYLSRVMTVANNMRNNGEAMQDIQIVEKILQTLTERFNYIVVSIEESKDINCLSVDELQSSLIVHE